The window ttCCCAAAATCACACTCGTCGTCGtacacgcatccagccgcatccctctcataccacagccctcaccaccatactccacacccctgtatacagacaccgctccagtatcccccccacgcacatgaaaagcccacagatgacaccagatacaccgctccatcctacggccaaaagacaccaagctcacgacatagctacgtcatgcaaatgtccctctctcgtctaccacacctgctccctcagcttccggcacggcccatgcatgttattatggttttaatttcctttttcagcaatgcggagatttcaagacactgcctggcttacagcacccctagcccaggttcaggaagaaggggagactgctcccccatcacactgtgtctcctcctcgccctcttcaccctgtaagaacgatctgcacccagacaaagaggaaaggggcatgaaaatatactacatgcaggtacaagtgaacaagggtgtcgctgtctcctggaagacaaagaaacccttggagttgcctgaaaagcagctgacaatagaagaagtgacccttcctgaggatgcgtgcacagtaggcacgtgcccctctgatgtgttcaccgaaagcctcctgtctgacagtgagcccactggggaggagaaagagtatgaggaaagggcagagccaggcagcccatcagggtcacctgccgtcgaggagagacccagggccaagacaccggactggatggtgaccatgaagaccggcttcaggtgcatggcctgctgccgggtcttccccaccttggagatcctccagcagcacgtgaagggcggcgtcctggagggcttcagctgccgtgtctttcatctcaccatggcccagctgatgggcaatgtggaatccgggagcacctctgaggaggaggaggaggaggaggaggaggaggaggaggaggaagagaagcaagaagaaaaggagaatgagggagagcagcccacgggggaaggccccagcccaaagagaccccgcaggcaggctcttttctctcctttgagttgcaaacagcaactgagattcatgggacagaagatcctggaagacgctgtggccgtcccttggaagaggtaaggcttgaggctggcagtcttctgagcctatgtcacgagggcccagaggagtctaagggaaggggctgcacacatgtgctggttgacctaatggctctgcagttgcatccgatgggacacacccagcactaccaaaggcgttgacctctgttgacgtcaacaagaaggtggagccttttcctaggcgttttctcagggtctgcacgatggacctcaactcttagaggacgtactgccagcagctccttctcggcagagagagccaggagtggtctcaagagaggacaggggcccttgcaggaccagaagtttgaggtctgagagccttgggcctgagccgagatctcacccggaccactggacctagccttctgtgacaaaggggaatatgaaagagagtcacgtggaaatgaggtcccccgagatatggaaatgttccagaacctccgttgcgtggtcgttgatctggagccaagctccctgtggtgtgtgtggctctgagctttaaggcaatgctggagggtaaccctgaccagcagagcttggagtgctgcttgtctcttcctgttccacctcatttgctttatcccttccagggagaagaaaggaccctcgggagagtagcagacagaatgccgtggtctgaaggaggatgaagggaccggccctcagtctaacatcatatgacaatagaagcgtcctatgcaataaagggcattttccaaacctttcctggagcttttatttaattacatttttctatctatgcatctacctgtcatctacatctgtatctttcaaggtttgtgaacaagctttcacataagcactagagacgtccgccagcattttccagaagaggcctgcaaattgctggggactcctcacaaatagggaatggccacaacccctgccacacagactatgcgcgtggccctcctgacgtactcccactctctctctgaatttcccaacgtctgagatgagggggctggctggaggcaatgatcacgtgcaggctgaatcttctgcagattctgattctcttcttgggcatatcgtcctcaagcacagtctccatgtccctggccacactgatctctctccttcagtccttccctccctccctctcctgcctcccagtgcagagaatacttttttgcatttgagacgacatttattttttgttcacagaattctcacctgttctactgtggcctccgttgtgaacattccaaagctgagaattttctttttttctccctcatttctgctgagtctttaccttcctaatgcagtgaactcacagtgcctagctgactgaatggggaaaaagatccagggagcaaagagaaataataaaagaatatatcagttaatgtttcatagtgttatccaactacatatttttaaaattttggaataatattaggaatcttctctttataaaaaactgaactattgggcttccctggtggagcagtggttaagaatatgcctgcgaatgcaggggacatgggttcgagccctggtctgggaagatcccacatgccacagagtaactcagcccgcgcgccacaactactgagcctgcgctctagagcccgtgtgccacatctaccgagcccacgtgccacaactacggaagcctgcgtgcctagagcccatgctccgcaacaagagaagccactgcaatgagaagcccgtgcaccacagccaagagtagcccccgctcactgcagctagagaacgcccgctagcagcaacaaagacccaatgcagcccaaaataaattaattaattttaaaaaattgaattagtttcaagggtacaatgtataaaagtacaataaaagccccccttcataaccccccaaccccactctcaagatggaatagatatgctgtgatacaatttagagtcgtagtactactcctcctcccaccacatccgaaatcctctgagcccggtgcagcagcttcctttcacaatgctaggacccgccacaagacagatgataatccctctggacatttcaaggagcggcaccaaggcaacagtacctgggaaatgccactgacagctcagaatatccagggcatttctagagcctcggcactgctctcgctctgggaatgaaggtccaaaaagcacatcggagaatgttcatagttgtaaacaagctccacctttgaaacacaatctacatagaaccacatatacaagcctgcacaatggatgaagccaaggtctcctccatgatttcccttctgaccaccttattgtctcctcagccataaaaggtgaacttgaaactcaggaccttgccttgtcaccagaaacatccaagcttggatcagtctttctaagaccagatacttgctctctgaactattagagacttgtcacatacacacaggtagaacaggattatttctatctacctggggacctggagtctttcacattgctcctgttcaaactctcacaacagcaaaactttacctacagagggttcaagctatgacactcccaatttccacaaacctcctcagctcttgtgagtcacatgcagccaattccaggaattggaaacatggttgtgaggatgaaactgactttggggctccccttggatatggtcttccagacttacccaaaggccattaagaggaaggtttaccccacctcagggaaacccgaggcagtacttgcagtcaagggctggccatggcttctgagctacatccaaagagcagttcatactgtacctgggtctgctggagccatttctgactgtccgagagccagcacgtaccgctcctcaactgcctccattgtggctcatcagtagggctgtcagatttagtaactaaaagtacaggatacccagttaaacttgaactccacatgaataataagtcatcacttttagtataagtagatcctatgaactatttggggcatacttatcttccaaatatacttgtttttctgacattcatatttaactaaacagcctatattttatctgtcaaccctacccttcagaaatgatggaggctcatagagatccaggagatgcctcagcgcctcctcagcttttatttctacgtcctggacagcgagcacgaaccttccactcccagtcattggctagaatggaggatattctctgttttagagctttttctacttgtcat is drawn from Mesoplodon densirostris isolate mMesDen1 chromosome 14, mMesDen1 primary haplotype, whole genome shotgun sequence and contains these coding sequences:
- the LOC132501268 gene encoding protein FAM170A-like: MERRQKRKHLENEESQETAENGGGISKSQEDPPRLGSTVVAQGCSPGSGEVSSASKYFFCTSTPLKLSYAAMRRFQDTAWLTAPLAQVQEEGETAPPSHCVSSSPSSPCKNDLHPDKEERGMKIYYMQVQVNKGVAVSWKTKKPLELPEKQLTIEEVTLPEDACTVGTCPSDVFTESLLSDSEPTGEEKEYEERAEPGSPSGSPAVEERPRAKTPDWMVTMKTGFRCMACCRVFPTLEILQQHVKGGVLEGFSCRVFHLTMAQLMGNVESGSTSEEEEEEEEEEEEEEEKQEEKENEGEQPT